A genomic region of Lasioglossum baleicum chromosome 16, iyLasBale1, whole genome shotgun sequence contains the following coding sequences:
- the Ttc7 gene encoding LOW QUALITY PROTEIN: tetratricopeptide repeat domain 7 (The sequence of the model RefSeq protein was modified relative to this genomic sequence to represent the inferred CDS: deleted 1 base in 1 codon), with translation MTSKKAHAPRIEIEIDKNREEGNWKKVIELADHLKVQYPSNECLANFLSGEGRLESFLEQTLPIDANIGKARNGLVETRRFLLLAANEKDKQALVVLDAHLLLGKVHYAMGMYEEALNHYKEAELHTLTEKHLPCRSLRIIAESYAIKGLCLERLPPNSKSKYKIAEWQEQIIKCYEIAGDLTLVYLQEQDKFAMQHQNGTSTMNSNNTGNINEFLIANNQSSLEIISSTGTYTSHSSYGTTKHIGPILETALQRAPVLYVQTGNIQAAINRYREILSAMESTATQSLRVTLTRQLAEVLIRGISGAEYKAPEEHSESTESPWKPKRYQSPNMFVPRNEYEETILLLLISEAMAVRDAVLSQSPEFKDARIHAFENATAVYDLLTVVVMRWSQVELLYESFERAMKFSHEEAHVWTQCALCLISMGRYMHAYRVLKVVARLSPQKVMPCLLAARLCYEQLNMIKEGIEWSQKALQRETASSQGMQSRCHLYIGIGHSILSANTIVKLDKTYHTKTALECFQKAQQCDPNDHLAEYYLAHEYAINRQINDAMIHVKIALNLRAEHIPSLHLLVLLLSAHKQYSEALHLINSVLEEYPDNLNFLYVKAHLELRSIGGEQALFTIRHMLLLWKNLYEDQTNVNCNEQHSEKRSETRSVFQLYASEMSDKDSSSLHAQSLAASRVEQALSEVASSLSSFTPKPGPQRAWLLQLQVWLLLTEVYLVLDQPNGAVLSLQEATNIFPLSHHIMYTRGLLHEYKLEYMEAKQCYQNAVSINPSHIKSLQHLGLIYHYLGSQRLAEKTLRDAAKIDPNSHQTWYNLGKVLESLGEVEAASDCMATALEVETTNPILPILSIPVTFE, from the exons ATGACAAGTAAGAAAGCACACGCCCCTCGaatcgaaatcgaaatcgaTAAAAACCGCGAAGAGGGAAATTGGAAGAAGGTTATAGAACTAGCAGATCATCTCAAGGTACAATATCCAAGCAACG AATGTCTAGCGAACTTTCTGTCCGGCGAAGGGAGGCTAGAAAGCTTTTTGGAGCAAACTTTACCCATAGACGCCAACATCGGAAAAGCTAGAAATGGGTTAGTGGAAACTAGAAGGTTTTTGCTGCTCGCAGCAAACGAAAAAGATAAACAG gcTTTGGTTGTGTTGGATGCACATTTGTTACTTGGGAAAGTGCACTATGCAATGGGAATGTACGAGGAGGCACTGAACCATTACAAGGAAGCTGAACTACACACACTTACTGAGAAACATTTGCCTTGTCGGAGCCTCCGTATCATCGCGGAATCGTACGCGATTAAAG GTCTCTGTTTGGAGAGGCTACCGCCAAACTcgaaatcgaaatacaaaaTAGCGGAATGGCAGGAGCAGATCATCAAGTGTTACGAAATAGCTGGGGACTTGACAttggtatatttacaagaacaAGACAAATTCGCTATGCAACATCAGAACGGCACATCTACCATGAACAGTAACAATACAGGTAACATAAACGAGTTTCTCATCGCGAACAATCAGTCATCATTGGAA ATAATTTCTTCCACAGGTACATACACTTCTCACTCTTCGTACGGTACTACGAAGCATATTGGACCAATTTTAGAGACTGCGCTGCAAAGGGCGCCAGTACTTTATGTTCAAACCGGAAACATTCAAGCCGCGATTAATCGTTACAG GGAAATCTTGTCTGCGATGGAGTCCACCGCAACTCAAAGTCTTCGAGTGACTCTGACCAGGCAACTAGCAGAGGTGCTGATCCGTGGGATCAGTGGCGCGGAGTACAAAGCTCCAGAAGAGCACAGCGAGTCGACAG AGTCTCCGTGGAAGCCAAAGAGATATCAGAGCCCCAACATGTTCGTTCCAAGGAACGAGTACGAGGAGACAATCTTGTTGCTGTTGATCAGCGAAGCGATGGCAGTCAGAGACGCTGTGCTCAGCCAGTCTCCGGAGTTTAAGGATGCGAGGATACATGCGTTCGAGAACGCCACTGCGGTGTACGATCTACTTACGGTTGTGGTTATGCGGTGGAGTCAAGTGGAGCTGCTGTATGag TCTTTCGAGAGAGCGATGAAGTTTTCTCACGAAGAGGCCCACGTGTGGACGCAGTGTGCGCTGTGTCTGATCAGCATGGGCAGATACATGCATGCGTACAGAGTGTTGAAGGTGGTAGCGAGGCTGTCTCCGCAGAAAGTGATGCCCTGCCTTCTGGCAGCTAGACTGTGCTACGAGCAATTGAACATG ATAAAAGAAGGCATCGAGTGGAGCCAGAAAGCGCTGCAAAGGGAAACCGCAAGCTCCCAAGGCATGCAGTCTAGGTGCCATCTGTACATTGGAATAGGCCACAGTATTCTCTCCGCCAACACTATAGTGAAACTGGACAAGACTTACCACACGAAGACAGCGTTAGAATGTTTTCAGAA AGCGCAGCAATGTGATCCAAACGACCACCTGGCCGAGTACTACTTGGCGCACGAGTACGCGATCAACAGACAGATCAATGACGCGATGATCCACGTGAAGATCGCGTTGAACCTCCGAGCGGAGCACATTCCGTCGCTGCATTTGTTGGTACTGTTATTATCCGCGCACAAACAGTACTCGGAGGCTTTACACTTGATCAACAGCGTGCTGGAGGAGTATCCGGACAATTTGAACTTCCTCTACGTGAAGGCGCATCTGGAGCTACGAAGCATCGGCGGGGAGCAAGCTCTGTTCACTATAAGACACATGCTTCTGCTTTGGAAGAATTTGTACGAGGACCAgaccaatgtcaactgcaacGAACAGCACAGCGAAAAACGCAGCGAAACCAGAAGCGTTTTCCAGCTGTACGCTTCGGAAATGTCTGACAAAGATTCCA GTTCTCTGCACGCACAGTCACTAGCTGCGTCGAGAGTGGAACAAGCTCTTTCCGAGGTGGCGTCTTCACTTAGTTCATTTACCCCGAAACCTGGGCCACAAAGAGCATGGTTGTTGCAATTGCAGGTCTGGCTGTTGCTCACCGAGGTGTATCTGGTCTTAGATCAACCCAATGGAGCTGTACTCTCGTTGCAGGAAGCTACCAACATTTTTCCGCTGAGCCATCACATCATGTACACG AGGGGACTGCTTCACGAGTATAAATTAGAGTACATGGAGGCGAAACAGTGCTATCAGAACGCAGTCTCGATCAATCCGTCACATATAAAGAGTTTACAACATTTA GGCTTAATTTACCATTATCTGGGAAGCCAAAGGCTGGCCGAGAAAACTTTGAGAGACGCAGCGAAGATTGATCCGAATTCTCATCAAACATG GTACAATCTAGGGAAGGTGTTGGAGTCTTTAGGAGAAGTAGAAGCGGCGAGCGATTGCATGGCAACGGCGCTCGAAGTGGAAACTACAAATCCGATATTACCGATCCTCTCCATACCCGTAACTTTCGAATGA
- the LOC143216718 gene encoding calmodulin, which translates to MADQLTEEQIAEFKEAFSLFDKDGDGTITTKELGTVMRSLGQNPTEAELQDMINEVDADGNGTIDFPEFLTMMARKMKDTDSEEEIREAFRVFDKDGNGFISAAELRHVMTNLGEKLTDEEVDEMIREADIDGDGQVNYEEFVTMMTSK; encoded by the exons ATG GCCGATCAACTCACAGAAGAACAGATCGCAGAGTTCAAGGAAGCGTTTTCACTGTTCGACAAAGACGGAGATGGTACCATCACAACCAAAGAGTTGGGTACAGTAATGAGATCGCTAGGTCAAAATCCTACAGAAGCCGAGCTTCAGGATATGATCAACGAAGTAGACGCAGATG GTAATGGCACGATCGACTTTCCGGAGTTCTTGACCATGATGGCTCGCAAAATGAAGGACACCGACAGCGAGGAGGAAATCAGGGAGGCCTTCAGAGTATTCGATAAGGATGGAAATGGATTCATATCTGCGGCGGAACTCAGACATGTTATGACAAATCTTGGGGAGAAACTGACCGACGAGGAAGTAGACGAGATGATTCGGGAGGCTGACATTGATGGCGATGGCCAAGTGAATTACGAAG AATTCGTCACAATGATGACATCAAAGTGA